The following coding sequences are from one Thermocrinis jamiesonii window:
- a CDS encoding dihydroorotase, which translates to MRILIKGGRILDPSQNLDLVGDLLIEDGKIAGIDKRIEVSYAKVFDANGLLICPSFVDMHVHLRDPGQTYKEDIESGSKCAVAGGFTTILCMPNTKPPIDSPEVAEYVIRKSKEVGLCQVLPAGAITKGRRGKELTDFYALKKAGCPALTDDGSPLMDSGLMERALRLAKQLDLLVMNHCEDDNLSKGHINEGYVSSLLGIAYRSPSAEDILVARDCILSYYTKGRIHIQHLSSKLSVDIIRFFKEKGAPVSCEVNPYHLLFDELELLESGANAKVNPPLRKEEDKQALLEGIKDGTIDCIATDHAPHTKREKASLESAMPGMIGLQTALPMCLELVRRGIISLEKLVYLLSLNSARLLGVERGIKVGKPANLVVFDPEREWILDEKTNLSKSQNTPLWGKVLKGMVVMTFWEGKMVYNAVS; encoded by the coding sequence ATGAGAATTCTTATAAAGGGTGGTAGAATACTGGATCCGTCCCAAAACTTGGACCTTGTGGGGGACTTGCTCATAGAAGACGGAAAAATAGCGGGTATAGACAAGAGAATAGAGGTTTCTTATGCAAAGGTTTTTGACGCTAATGGTTTGCTGATCTGTCCTTCCTTTGTGGATATGCACGTGCATCTTAGGGATCCTGGACAGACATACAAAGAGGACATAGAAAGCGGTAGCAAATGCGCAGTGGCGGGAGGTTTTACCACAATTCTTTGCATGCCCAACACAAAACCACCTATAGATTCTCCGGAAGTAGCGGAGTATGTTATAAGAAAGTCCAAAGAGGTAGGACTCTGTCAGGTGCTCCCTGCGGGTGCTATCACAAAGGGCAGACGGGGAAAGGAGCTGACGGATTTTTATGCGCTCAAAAAGGCTGGCTGTCCCGCTCTAACGGACGATGGCTCTCCCCTTATGGACTCAGGGCTTATGGAAAGGGCTTTAAGGCTTGCAAAACAGTTGGACCTTCTTGTGATGAACCACTGCGAAGATGACAATCTATCAAAGGGACACATAAACGAGGGATATGTTAGTTCCCTTTTGGGTATAGCCTACAGAAGTCCTTCTGCGGAAGATATCTTGGTAGCAAGAGATTGCATACTGTCTTACTACACGAAAGGAAGAATACACATCCAGCATCTGTCTTCCAAACTTTCTGTGGATATCATCAGGTTTTTTAAAGAAAAGGGTGCACCCGTTTCTTGCGAAGTCAATCCTTATCATCTTCTCTTTGACGAATTAGAGCTTTTAGAATCTGGTGCTAACGCAAAAGTTAATCCGCCCCTTAGAAAGGAGGAAGACAAACAAGCTTTGCTGGAAGGCATAAAGGACGGAACAATAGATTGCATAGCGACGGACCATGCACCTCACACAAAAAGAGAAAAAGCAAGCTTAGAAAGTGCCATGCCGGGTATGATAGGACTGCAAACCGCACTTCCCATGTGTTTAGAGCTGGTAAGAAGGGGTATAATAAGCCTTGAAAAGCTGGTTTATCTTCTTTCTTTGAATTCTGCAAGGCTCTTGGGAGTAGAAAGAGGTATAAAGGTAGGAAAACCTGCCAATTTGGTGGTTTTTGACCCCGAAAGGGAATGGATATTGGACGAAAAAACCAACCTTTCAAAGTCTCAGAATACTCCACTTTGGGGAAAGGTTTTGAAGGGAATGGTGGTGATGACCTTTTGGGAAGGGAAGATGGTTTATAATGCGGTATCTTGA
- a CDS encoding DUF29 domain-containing protein — protein MVRQDIKQLYERDFLLWVEENLRLIKEKNYEEVDWENLLEEIEDMGRRHLDSAISYMAIIMEHLYKLEHFKVEESMGKGWIKSILNARDELELLFEDMPSVKKKAQEQIDRAWKIAIKNLVRWFRDNEELAEKFFGRLPSKEDFPSECPYTFEEVLSGKPWEHSL, from the coding sequence ATGGTTAGGCAAGACATAAAACAGCTTTACGAGAGAGATTTTCTTCTTTGGGTTGAAGAGAACTTAAGGCTTATCAAAGAAAAAAACTACGAGGAGGTAGATTGGGAAAACCTGCTTGAAGAAATAGAAGATATGGGAAGAAGACATTTAGACAGTGCAATAAGCTACATGGCTATAATAATGGAACACCTTTATAAGCTTGAACACTTTAAAGTTGAAGAGAGTATGGGGAAAGGTTGGATAAAAAGCATCCTAAACGCAAGGGACGAGCTGGAGCTTTTGTTTGAAGATATGCCTTCAGTAAAAAAGAAGGCACAAGAGCAAATAGATCGAGCTTGGAAAATAGCGATAAAGAACTTAGTAAGGTGGTTCAGGGACAACGAAGAGTTGGCGGAGAAGTTCTTTGGAAGATTGCCGTCAAAAGAGGACTTCCCTTCAGAATGCCCATACACCTTTGAAGAAGTGCTAAGTGGAAAGCCTTGGGAACACTCCTTATAA
- a CDS encoding zinc ribbon domain-containing protein: protein MLLFQEQEEEIIKRERFIERVSQRLKELEASINQMLEEQATIICELNNVIDQIREEELKIRSCKENLRKFEERAKVVKKAEEYKALLREKAKNEDCIIKGEKRLKELKDLRRKLESQLHNSSRRQKLRRLEEEKAELLKEKREVEQDLDRHKADLESLKRNLGEQVFEEYERLKREVGFPPFVKADMGACSNCGTKLPTLLYSKLTRGEKVRCPTCGKVLYQ from the coding sequence ATGCTGTTGTTTCAGGAACAAGAGGAAGAAATCATAAAAAGGGAAAGGTTCATAGAAAGGGTCAGCCAAAGGCTAAAGGAATTAGAAGCAAGCATAAATCAAATGTTAGAAGAGCAAGCAACAATAATATGCGAGCTAAACAATGTGATAGACCAAATAAGAGAAGAGGAGTTAAAGATAAGATCTTGCAAAGAGAACTTAAGAAAGTTTGAGGAAAGGGCTAAAGTGGTAAAAAAAGCAGAAGAATACAAAGCCCTTTTGAGGGAAAAAGCTAAAAACGAAGATTGTATAATCAAAGGAGAGAAAAGGTTGAAGGAGTTAAAGGATTTAAGGCGCAAGCTGGAAAGCCAATTGCATAATAGCTCAAGAAGACAGAAACTAAGAAGATTAGAAGAAGAAAAGGCAGAACTTTTGAAAGAAAAGCGGGAAGTAGAACAAGACCTTGATAGGCACAAGGCTGACCTTGAGTCTTTGAAAAGAAACTTGGGCGAACAGGTGTTTGAGGAGTACGAAAGACTAAAAAGGGAGGTGGGCTTTCCACCTTTTGTAAAAGCAGACATGGGCGCATGCAGTAATTGCGGGACAAAACTGCCCACTTTACTTTACTCTAAGCTAACAAGAGGTGAAAAAGTAAGGTGTCCAACCTGTGGTAAAGTCCTATATCAATAG
- the mqnE gene encoding aminofutalosine synthase MqnE has protein sequence MELEVLVKNQKNRKLREIGQKVLEDRRLSPEDAIELFYSNQLAYIGALAEWVNRKKNGMFAYFIVNRQINPTNICVYQCDFCAFGVVKSDPKAYEMSVEEILEKVKQTYLQGGREVHIVGGVPPHWRVEDYVSLVRKIKERFPEVVVKAWTAVEIHHMAKISKRSYEDILLELKEAGLSAIPGGGAEIFSERVRKIIAPYKANAEEYLEIHRTAHKLGIPSNATMLYGHVETYEERVEHMLRLRELQDETGGFQVFIPLAYWPEGTRLGGKRTSSVDDLKTIAISRLFLDNFAHIKAYWITLGERVAQIALNMGADDLDGTIEEERIVHAAGTKSPYKQTKEKLIKLIKEAGKIPVERDTFYNSVAIYS, from the coding sequence ATGGAATTAGAAGTATTGGTAAAAAATCAAAAGAATAGGAAGCTAAGAGAAATAGGACAGAAGGTTTTGGAAGACCGAAGGTTAAGCCCAGAAGATGCTATAGAGCTTTTTTATTCAAACCAGTTGGCTTACATAGGTGCCCTTGCAGAATGGGTAAACAGAAAGAAAAACGGAATGTTTGCCTACTTTATAGTTAATCGTCAGATAAACCCTACTAACATATGCGTCTATCAGTGTGATTTTTGCGCTTTTGGAGTGGTAAAGTCTGACCCTAAGGCTTACGAAATGAGCGTGGAAGAGATCCTTGAAAAAGTTAAGCAAACCTACTTGCAGGGAGGAAGGGAAGTGCACATAGTGGGTGGTGTGCCACCCCATTGGAGGGTGGAGGACTACGTCTCTTTAGTGAGAAAAATAAAAGAGAGGTTTCCAGAGGTTGTAGTGAAGGCTTGGACCGCTGTAGAAATACATCACATGGCAAAGATCTCAAAAAGAAGCTATGAGGATATTCTCCTTGAGCTTAAGGAAGCGGGCCTTTCTGCCATTCCCGGAGGTGGTGCGGAGATCTTCTCCGAAAGAGTGAGAAAAATAATAGCTCCATATAAAGCCAATGCGGAGGAATACTTAGAAATCCACAGAACAGCACACAAGCTTGGCATACCATCAAACGCCACCATGCTTTACGGTCATGTAGAAACTTACGAAGAAAGGGTGGAACACATGCTAAGGCTTCGGGAACTTCAGGACGAAACGGGAGGCTTTCAAGTTTTCATTCCCTTAGCCTATTGGCCCGAAGGCACGAGACTTGGAGGAAAGCGCACTTCTTCGGTGGATGACCTAAAAACCATAGCCATATCAAGGCTTTTCTTAGACAACTTTGCTCACATAAAGGCTTATTGGATAACGTTGGGAGAAAGAGTCGCACAGATAGCCCTCAACATGGGAGCAGATGACTTAGACGGGACCATAGAGGAGGAAAGGATAGTCCACGCCGCAGGCACCAAAAGTCCTTACAAACAAACCAAAGAAAAACTTATAAAACTTATCAAAGAGGCAGGAAAAATACCGGTAGAGAGGGATACCTTTTACAATTCGGTAGCGATCTATTCTTAA
- the ileS gene encoding isoleucine--tRNA ligase produces the protein MDYKNTLNLPKTDFPMKADLPKREPEILRKWEGLYKKVQELRKNAELFVLHDGPPYANGHIHIGHALNKILKDVIVKYKLLRGYRVDYVPGWDCHGLPIEQQVEKELKSKKLRKEDMSKVEFRRLCRDYAQRFVQVQREEFIRLGVLGDWDNPYLTMDPKYQAQEVRELGRIFEKGLVVRSKKPVYWCIYDKTAEAEAEVEYHEKESPSIYVKFPLKDLEKTYLLIWTTTPWTLPANLGVMVGEEFEYVFFKSGDETYILAKALLEEIKKKIKLEGEVVKQVLGKELVGLEYYTPYGGRVGKVYPSEFVELSTGTGIVHMAPGHGREDYIVGLRYGLEPYAPVDDEGRFTEEVEEFLRGLRVFEANPLIVEDLRSRGLLLHQETYRHSYPHCWRCKNPVIFRATPQWFISMKGLREIALKEIDKVKWIPSSGYNRIRSMVENRPDWCISRQRYWGVPITVFYCKNCGHVVAEKEIFERIAKIIEESPEGADIWFELSEKELLPEGYTCPNCGSKEFRKEEDILDVWFDSGSSHASVLRSRGIEKADLYLEGSDQHRGWFQASLLESCASYGQAPYKGVLTHGFTVDEQGRKMSKSLGNVVSPQEVIKDYGADILRLWVVSEDYSEDLRLSKGIIQRLAEDYKKIRNTLRFLLGNLYDFEPSNAVPYQDLHHLDRWMLSYLQGVIEQSLEHYENYAFHRVFHLIKNFCTVELSSFYLDVLKDRLYIYAPNSWERKSAQTVLFELAKALTIIISPFLSFTAEEVWEHLRRIDNSLPESVFLSLFPTPKEKLKDEKLLRDYQLILSLRDEIMSAVELCRKEKEVNHPYEAQVFLWGNHEVMKVLEEYKEDLKYIFTVSRVSFGEGGKHKIPSENFPGLWVGAGKAEGKKCPRCWMYYTEEEFEGEVCRRCSAVLVEIGV, from the coding sequence ATGGACTACAAAAATACCTTGAACCTTCCAAAAACCGACTTTCCTATGAAAGCGGACCTTCCCAAAAGGGAGCCAGAGATCCTAAGAAAGTGGGAAGGGCTTTACAAAAAAGTGCAGGAGCTAAGAAAGAATGCAGAGCTTTTTGTCCTTCACGATGGACCACCCTATGCCAACGGACACATACACATAGGACACGCCCTGAACAAAATCCTAAAGGACGTTATCGTCAAATACAAGCTTTTAAGAGGCTACAGAGTGGATTATGTGCCAGGGTGGGACTGCCACGGCCTTCCTATAGAGCAACAGGTAGAGAAAGAGCTAAAGAGCAAAAAGCTAAGAAAGGAGGATATGTCAAAGGTAGAGTTCAGAAGGCTTTGTAGGGATTATGCCCAAAGGTTTGTTCAGGTGCAAAGGGAGGAGTTTATAAGGCTTGGAGTGTTAGGAGACTGGGACAATCCTTACCTTACTATGGACCCAAAGTATCAGGCGCAAGAAGTAAGAGAGCTTGGAAGGATCTTTGAAAAGGGCTTAGTTGTAAGGAGTAAAAAGCCGGTTTATTGGTGTATTTACGATAAGACTGCGGAAGCGGAGGCAGAAGTGGAATACCACGAAAAGGAAAGTCCAAGTATATACGTAAAGTTTCCATTGAAGGATTTGGAAAAAACATACCTTCTTATATGGACCACCACCCCTTGGACCCTACCCGCAAACTTAGGCGTTATGGTAGGTGAAGAGTTTGAGTATGTGTTTTTCAAAAGTGGAGATGAAACTTACATACTTGCAAAAGCACTGCTTGAGGAAATAAAGAAAAAGATAAAGTTAGAAGGAGAAGTTGTAAAGCAAGTTTTAGGTAAAGAATTGGTAGGTTTGGAGTATTACACGCCTTATGGGGGAAGGGTAGGAAAGGTTTATCCGTCTGAGTTTGTAGAACTTTCCACAGGCACCGGAATTGTGCATATGGCACCGGGACACGGTAGAGAGGACTACATAGTAGGTCTTAGATACGGACTTGAGCCCTATGCTCCAGTGGATGACGAAGGTAGATTTACAGAAGAGGTAGAGGAGTTTTTAAGAGGTCTAAGAGTTTTTGAAGCAAATCCACTGATAGTGGAAGATCTAAGGTCAAGGGGTTTGCTCCTTCATCAAGAAACCTACAGGCACTCTTACCCTCACTGCTGGAGGTGTAAAAATCCCGTCATCTTTAGAGCAACTCCACAGTGGTTTATATCCATGAAAGGACTAAGGGAGATTGCTCTAAAGGAAATAGACAAAGTAAAGTGGATACCTTCCTCAGGATACAACAGGATAAGGTCTATGGTGGAAAACAGGCCAGATTGGTGTATATCCCGCCAAAGATACTGGGGAGTTCCCATAACTGTCTTTTATTGCAAAAACTGTGGGCATGTAGTAGCAGAAAAAGAAATATTTGAAAGAATAGCCAAGATTATAGAAGAAAGCCCAGAGGGCGCGGACATTTGGTTTGAGCTAAGCGAAAAAGAGCTATTACCGGAGGGCTACACGTGTCCCAACTGTGGTTCCAAAGAGTTTAGAAAAGAAGAGGACATCCTTGACGTTTGGTTTGACTCTGGCTCATCCCACGCCTCTGTTTTAAGAAGCAGAGGCATAGAAAAAGCAGACCTGTATTTAGAAGGCTCAGACCAACACAGAGGATGGTTTCAGGCATCTTTGCTTGAATCCTGCGCATCTTATGGGCAAGCTCCATACAAGGGGGTATTAACCCACGGCTTTACGGTGGATGAGCAGGGAAGAAAGATGTCCAAGTCCCTTGGAAACGTAGTCTCTCCTCAGGAAGTTATAAAAGATTACGGAGCAGATATATTAAGGCTTTGGGTTGTGTCAGAAGACTACTCAGAGGATCTAAGACTCAGCAAGGGTATAATCCAAAGGCTTGCAGAAGATTACAAAAAAATCAGAAACACTCTTAGGTTCCTTTTGGGGAACCTTTATGACTTTGAACCTTCAAACGCAGTTCCTTACCAAGACCTTCATCACCTTGACAGATGGATGCTTTCTTACCTTCAAGGTGTGATAGAGCAGAGCTTAGAGCATTACGAAAACTATGCCTTCCACAGGGTTTTCCATCTGATAAAGAACTTCTGCACTGTGGAGCTTTCCTCTTTTTATTTGGACGTGCTAAAGGACAGGCTATACATCTATGCTCCAAACTCTTGGGAAAGAAAGTCTGCCCAAACCGTCCTCTTTGAACTTGCTAAAGCCTTAACCATTATCATCTCTCCTTTCCTTAGCTTTACCGCAGAAGAGGTTTGGGAGCATCTAAGAAGGATAGATAATTCCCTTCCGGAAAGCGTTTTCTTGAGCCTTTTCCCCACACCAAAAGAAAAGTTAAAGGACGAAAAGCTTTTGAGGGATTACCAACTGATACTAAGCTTAAGAGACGAAATCATGTCTGCGGTAGAATTGTGCAGAAAAGAAAAGGAGGTCAATCATCCTTACGAAGCCCAAGTATTCCTTTGGGGTAATCATGAAGTTATGAAGGTTCTTGAAGAGTATAAGGAAGATTTAAAGTATATCTTTACCGTTAGTAGGGTTTCTTTTGGAGAAGGTGGAAAGCATAAAATCCCTTCCGAGAACTTCCCGGGCCTTTGGGTTGGTGCAGGGAAAGCGGAGGGTAAAAAGTGTCCAAGGTGTTGGATGTATTACACAGAAGAGGAGTTTGAGGGAGAAGTTTGCAGGCGCTGTAGTGCGGTGTTGGTAGAAATAGGAGTATGA
- a CDS encoding DUF29 domain-containing protein, which translates to MPKLKQDLKQLYEKDFILWVEENLRLIKEKNYEEVDWENLLEEIEDMGRRHLDSAISYMAIIMEHLYKLEHFKIDEKMGKSWIKSVLNARDRLELMLKREPSLRRKLEENLSWAWEGAVLNLISWFRDNEELAEKFFGRLPSKEDFPSECPYNFEEVLSGKPWDKIYG; encoded by the coding sequence ATGCCAAAGCTTAAGCAGGACCTAAAACAGCTTTACGAAAAAGACTTTATCCTGTGGGTTGAAGAGAACTTAAGGCTTATCAAAGAAAAAAACTACGAGGAAGTGGATTGGGAAAATTTGCTTGAAGAAATAGAAGATATGGGAAGAAGGCATTTAGACAGTGCAATAAGCTATATGGCTATAATAATGGAACACCTTTATAAGCTTGAACACTTCAAAATTGACGAAAAAATGGGAAAAAGTTGGATAAAAAGCGTGCTTAATGCAAGAGATAGATTGGAGCTTATGTTAAAGAGAGAACCTTCACTCAGAAGGAAGTTAGAGGAAAATCTTAGCTGGGCTTGGGAGGGAGCTGTGCTGAACCTGATAAGCTGGTTCAGGGACAACGAAGAGTTGGCGGAGAAGTTCTTTGGAAGATTGCCATCAAAAGAAGACTTCCCTTCGGAATGCCCATATAACTTTGAAGAAGTGCTAAGTGGAAAGCCTTGGGATAAAATCTATGGTTAG
- the rodA gene encoding rod shape-determining protein RodA, whose product MLVFSLFFISCIGLLGVYSATYSEGVSPLFFKQALYLLFGWLLIFSLSMLKFRVLLEYAPIFYGINLLLLVLVPFVGKTVYGAKRWIDLGPINIQPSELMKFSLLLLSVYILPRIEKLRSKEFITFSLAFAVPSVLVLKQPDLGTATTYLVIYASSLFFLGLKLRYFIIAFVVLVISSPLLWTLLKDYQKSRILAVLDPYQDYAGSGYQLIQSVIAVGSGGLWGKGFMQGTQAHLLFLPEKHTDFIFSVIAEEMGFWLSFLFISAFFFIIWRLFSYTQKADIKEEVLFLGTFCSLLTFQVFVNFGMAMGLVPVVGMPLPFVSYGGSAILTFSLLFGVGLSIVREIKSKPINFSHG is encoded by the coding sequence GTGCTTGTATTTTCTCTTTTTTTCATTTCCTGCATTGGACTTTTGGGGGTTTATAGTGCGACCTATTCAGAGGGTGTGTCCCCACTGTTTTTCAAACAAGCTCTATACTTACTATTTGGCTGGCTTTTGATTTTTTCCCTTTCAATGCTGAAGTTTAGAGTTTTATTAGAGTATGCACCCATATTTTACGGAATAAACCTTTTGCTTCTTGTTCTTGTCCCCTTTGTAGGGAAAACGGTTTATGGTGCCAAAAGGTGGATAGACTTAGGTCCCATAAACATACAACCTTCCGAGCTTATGAAGTTTTCCCTTCTTCTTCTGAGCGTTTATATTTTGCCCAGAATAGAAAAACTGCGTAGCAAAGAATTTATTACGTTTTCCTTAGCCTTTGCGGTTCCTTCTGTCTTGGTTCTAAAACAACCCGATTTAGGGACTGCTACGACCTACCTTGTCATTTATGCATCCTCACTATTCTTCTTGGGTCTAAAACTGAGATACTTTATAATAGCCTTCGTCGTTTTGGTTATCTCCTCTCCACTTCTTTGGACCCTTTTGAAGGATTACCAAAAGAGTAGAATTTTAGCAGTTTTGGACCCATACCAAGACTATGCGGGCAGTGGTTATCAGCTCATTCAGTCAGTCATAGCGGTCGGTTCAGGTGGATTATGGGGAAAGGGCTTTATGCAAGGCACCCAAGCCCATCTGCTTTTTCTGCCAGAAAAACACACAGACTTTATATTTTCAGTCATAGCGGAAGAGATGGGATTTTGGCTTAGCTTTCTATTCATAAGCGCTTTTTTCTTTATCATCTGGAGATTGTTCAGTTATACTCAGAAGGCAGATATAAAGGAAGAGGTTTTGTTTTTGGGAACTTTCTGCTCTTTGCTTACCTTCCAAGTTTTCGTAAATTTTGGTATGGCTATGGGGCTTGTGCCGGTGGTGGGAATGCCCTTACCCTTTGTTAGCTACGGCGGTAGTGCAATTTTAACCTTTAGTCTCCTTTTTGGTGTAGGTTTATCAATAGTTAGGGAGATCAAAAGCAAACCTATAAACTTTTCCCATGGTTGA
- a CDS encoding sensor histidine kinase: protein MGRIRLFILFLVFLAFFIGINIAFLDNLRKIWTVGFPLILLVINLDLLVLILAFFLFLRKFIKTYLQAQKGKLRKRLSSMLFLYMFLPVLFLNLASSVVLLQSTKTFVSSQLKDVVKKTENLKESIENQERERVEIYRAFFSSVLKRGESLEDYLRNLKQVKSVSKVEGCVEQETADFFVLCVAEYRIEVFKDRALRESINSLYEVSRDLRSLVKSRDIIGGIYLYFLVLLSFVALIASFWFGNLVARYISIPLEELSSKAKEIAKGNFDVSLKVYSTGDEISQLAQSFSSMKDELKAFYQRLEKEKEFFKALVENLPVGIKFISKEGEVLENRAYHQIDTEDPQIKHTKLETSYGIIHIYEDLRPVVMAERFKTWQDAVKRLAHEIKNPLTPIKLNLERLQSLAQKGKLTQEEVIRVCQMLLEEIERIKSAVNYFRDISYSREIKIESFDLGDLIREMGKLYPTLNLEVVGNSVVRADKSMIKECFFNLFNNSLEWGAKSVRIFLTEKGFTYEDDGKGLKKGEEESIFLPYRSSNPQGMGLGLSVVKHIFQMHGWEIKVIPREKGFYAQVLFKQGG, encoded by the coding sequence ATGGGAAGGATCAGGCTCTTTATCCTCTTTCTTGTTTTTCTTGCTTTTTTCATCGGCATAAACATAGCCTTTTTGGATAACTTACGCAAGATATGGACGGTAGGCTTTCCTCTAATACTCCTGGTAATAAACTTGGATCTGTTAGTTTTGATCTTAGCCTTTTTTCTGTTCCTTAGAAAGTTTATAAAAACCTACCTCCAGGCTCAAAAAGGAAAACTAAGAAAGAGACTTTCCAGTATGCTTTTCCTTTACATGTTCTTGCCTGTCCTTTTTCTGAACTTAGCATCCTCTGTGGTGCTATTGCAATCAACAAAAACCTTTGTAAGCTCCCAGCTAAAGGACGTGGTAAAGAAAACGGAAAACTTAAAAGAAAGCATTGAAAATCAGGAAAGGGAAAGAGTAGAAATTTACAGAGCTTTTTTTAGCTCGGTTCTTAAAAGGGGAGAGAGTTTGGAGGATTATTTGAGAAATTTAAAACAGGTAAAAAGTGTCTCAAAGGTAGAAGGGTGCGTAGAGCAGGAAACTGCAGATTTTTTTGTGCTTTGCGTTGCTGAATACAGAATAGAGGTTTTTAAAGATAGAGCCTTAAGAGAAAGCATAAATTCCCTTTATGAGGTTTCAAGGGATTTGAGAAGCCTTGTTAAGTCAAGGGACATAATAGGGGGTATATATCTATACTTCCTTGTGCTTTTGTCCTTTGTTGCCCTGATTGCCTCTTTTTGGTTTGGCAACTTAGTAGCAAGATACATAAGCATACCTTTGGAGGAGCTTTCTTCAAAGGCAAAAGAAATTGCAAAAGGTAATTTTGACGTAAGCTTGAAGGTCTATAGCACGGGGGACGAAATATCTCAGTTAGCCCAATCCTTTTCTTCTATGAAGGATGAACTAAAAGCCTTTTATCAGCGTTTGGAAAAGGAAAAGGAATTTTTTAAAGCCCTGGTGGAGAACTTGCCGGTGGGTATAAAGTTTATAAGCAAAGAGGGGGAGGTTTTGGAAAACAGGGCTTACCACCAGATAGATACAGAGGACCCTCAGATTAAACACACTAAGCTTGAAACTTCTTACGGAATCATACACATATACGAAGACCTAAGGCCAGTTGTTATGGCTGAAAGGTTTAAAACCTGGCAAGATGCGGTAAAAAGATTGGCACACGAGATAAAAAACCCACTAACTCCCATAAAGCTAAACTTAGAAAGGTTGCAGTCCCTTGCCCAAAAAGGCAAGCTAACCCAAGAGGAGGTTATAAGGGTATGTCAAATGCTACTTGAGGAGATAGAAAGAATAAAGTCTGCGGTAAATTACTTTAGAGACATATCTTACAGCAGGGAAATAAAGATAGAGAGCTTTGACCTGGGAGATCTGATAAGGGAGATGGGAAAACTTTATCCTACCTTAAATTTGGAAGTTGTAGGAAATAGCGTTGTCAGAGCAGACAAAAGCATGATAAAGGAGTGTTTCTTTAATCTTTTTAACAACAGTTTGGAGTGGGGCGCAAAGAGTGTAAGGATATTTTTAACAGAGAAGGGATTTACTTACGAAGATGACGGAAAGGGACTAAAAAAAGGGGAAGAGGAGAGCATATTTTTACCTTATCGTTCCTCTAACCCACAAGGTATGGGATTAGGCCTTTCGGTAGTCAAGCACATCTTTCAAATGCACGGTTGGGAAATAAAGGTAATTCCAAGGGAAAAAGGTTTTTATGCGCAGGTTCTATTCAAACAAGGAGGGTAG
- the hemW gene encoding radical SAM family heme chaperone HemW, whose protein sequence is MVEGLYFHIPFCNQKCPYCDFVSFVGEPSEEYLKLLEMELKLYEDLEFNLRTIYFGGGTPSLVPTKLWKKFFKSLDLRGVEEITLECNPENYRTEDFEELLSLGINRLSFGVQSFLEKNLRFLGRKHSRETSLKAIQQAHAVGFKNISIDLIYGLPGQTLKELKEEISILRDLPITHLSAYLLTPYEDTLFGELWKKGSLKLPCEEEIEEMFLFLSEELSSLGFVHYEISNFAKEGYECKHNLLYWTHKEFLGLGVSAWSFVNKRRFGNYKNLQAYRSAILNGKKPVEKEEILEGKELIKDYLFVALRTIYGVPKHMLGSIPEGLEEFFIEEGENLRLSKRGWLLINEIWSILSKQFSTSRRMGI, encoded by the coding sequence ATGGTTGAGGGGCTATACTTTCACATTCCTTTTTGCAATCAAAAGTGTCCGTATTGCGATTTTGTTTCTTTTGTTGGTGAGCCATCAGAAGAATATCTAAAACTTTTAGAAATGGAGTTAAAACTTTATGAGGACTTAGAGTTTAACCTAAGGACTATCTACTTTGGCGGTGGAACACCTTCCCTTGTGCCTACAAAGCTTTGGAAGAAGTTTTTTAAGTCTTTGGATTTAAGAGGAGTTGAAGAAATTACATTGGAATGCAATCCGGAGAATTACAGAACGGAGGACTTTGAAGAGCTTCTGAGTTTGGGGATAAATCGTCTGAGCTTCGGAGTCCAAAGCTTTTTGGAGAAGAACCTAAGGTTTTTGGGAAGGAAGCACTCACGGGAAACAAGTCTTAAAGCCATTCAACAAGCCCACGCTGTAGGCTTTAAAAATATAAGCATAGACCTAATATACGGACTTCCCGGACAAACTCTGAAAGAGCTTAAGGAGGAGATAAGCATACTAAGGGACCTTCCCATCACGCACCTTTCTGCTTACCTTCTAACTCCTTACGAGGACACCCTTTTTGGTGAGCTTTGGAAGAAGGGAAGCCTAAAGCTTCCTTGCGAAGAGGAAATAGAGGAAATGTTTCTTTTCCTTTCTGAAGAGCTAAGTTCTTTGGGCTTTGTTCATTACGAAATAAGCAACTTTGCAAAGGAAGGTTATGAGTGCAAGCACAACCTACTTTATTGGACCCACAAGGAGTTTTTGGGACTTGGAGTGTCCGCATGGAGCTTTGTGAATAAAAGAAGGTTTGGCAACTACAAAAACCTGCAAGCCTACAGAAGCGCAATCCTGAATGGCAAAAAACCCGTGGAAAAAGAAGAAATACTGGAAGGAAAAGAACTTATAAAAGACTACCTCTTTGTAGCTTTAAGGACGATATATGGTGTTCCAAAGCATATGCTTGGCTCTATTCCGGAGGGCTTGGAGGAGTTTTTCATAGAAGAAGGGGAAAACCTAAGACTTTCAAAAAGGGGTTGGCTTTTGATAAATGAAATATGGAGCATACTTTCAAAACAATTTTCTACATCCCGGCGGATGGGAATATAA